One stretch of Daphnia pulicaria isolate SC F1-1A chromosome 6, SC_F0-13Bv2, whole genome shotgun sequence DNA includes these proteins:
- the LOC124342367 gene encoding uncharacterized protein LOC124342367: protein MPSDSSTSSSSESDSSVSRRSAVIEKAPVTTPATLRNTKCENMTNFWTEANLSKIIDYVQINGFHGEYEEVLKMFPINAISEVGLQQIFMKMSTWAEPGKEDPNESVEKRRSDLTRSPIDEWISALRESVEVQQSEFIPSVMLKWIALFEEHPKPSSCGGVDYKAIYLYLSSLSEGNIPPQLNPQSALKLMEMFDELRASTSQELLRKTAKLAEVVQPIQRDEKNQLLREK, encoded by the exons ATGCCGTCAGATAGTTCAACTTCGTCATCTTCGGAAAGTGATTCTTCAGTCTCTCGCCGTTCTGCTGTAATTGAAAAAGCTCCAGTCACAACACCAGCCACATTAAGGAACACGAAATGCGAAAACATGACCAACTTTTGGACTGAAGCGAATTTGAGCAAAATCATTGATTACGTGCAAATAAATGGATTCCATGGAGAGTATGAGGAAGTACTGAAAATGTTCCCTATCAATGCGATTTCAGAAGTTGGCCTGCAACAAATTTTCATGAAGATGAGCACATGGGCTGAACCTGGGAAAGAGGATCCCAACGAAAg TGTTGAGAAAAGGCGCAGCGACCTTACACGTTCTCCCATTGATGAATGGATCTCTGCTTTAAGGGAATCTGTTGAAGTCCAACAATCTGAGTTCATCCCCTCTGTGATGCTCAAGTGGATTGCCCTGTTTGAGGAGCACCCCAAACCAAGCTCCTGTGGTGGTGTGGACTACAAAGCAATTTACCTGTACCTGTCGTCACTCTCAGAG gGCAACATTCCTCCGCAACTGAACCCGCAAAGTGCTTTGAAACTGATGGAAATGTTTGACGAACTCAGGGCCTCGACGTCTCAAGAACTGTTGCGTAAGACGGCGAAACTGGCCGAAGTCGTCCAGCCGATCCAGCGGGATGAAAAGAACCAACTACTCAGAGAGAAG TGA